Proteins from a genomic interval of Quercus lobata isolate SW786 chromosome 11, ValleyOak3.0 Primary Assembly, whole genome shotgun sequence:
- the LOC115968633 gene encoding aquaporin TIP3-1-like codes for MWRAALAETVATTFFLFTLTTCLLSCYESNVTDPKLLVPFAVFIVAFFFLFTMFPLTGAFLNPLLTFIATLKGAICLVRACVFFLGQCLASIMAIYLLKCAMSHDAVEKYMLGGCTINDNGSGISLGTALMLEFVCTFIILLVAVTVGFDKKRSKELGATMVCIQIAASLALAVYVSSVVTGKIGYAGAGLNPARCFASALLFGGPLWHGQWVFWLGPFLACIVYYIFSKTLPKEGLANDGKYEIIKVARACIGATGSNKYKSATVKVEEKPPCIPETVDKDVLALYPF; via the coding sequence ATGTGGAGGGCAGCCCTTGCAGAGACAGTGGCAACCACCTTCTTTTTATTCACACTCACGACATGCCTTCTCTCATGCTATGAATCTAATGTCACTGACCCCAAGCTGCTCGTCCCATTTGCGGTGTTCATCGTtgctttcttcttcctctttacCATGTTTCCTCTAACCGGGGCCTTTTTGAATCCATTGCTCACATTCATTGCAACCCTCAAGGGTGCTATATGTCTTGTACGTGCATGTGTTTTTTTCTTGGGGCAATGCCTTGCCTCTATAATGGCCATCTACTTATTGAAGTGTGCGATGAGCCATGATGCAGTAGAGAAGTACATGTTAGGTGGTTGCACTATCAATGATAATGGCTCTGGTATTAGCCTGGGAACTGCACTGATGTTAGAGTTTGTGTGTACCTTTATTATCCTCTTGGTTGCTGTTACAGTGGGATTTGACAAGAAAAGGAGCAAAGAACTTGGGGCGACTATGGTTTGTATTCAGATAGCAGCATCATTGGCCTTAGCAGTTTATGTGTCCAGTGTGGTAACTGGGAAGATTGGCTATGCTGGTGCTGGACTGAACCCTGCAAGGTGCTTTGCCTCAGCATTGCTTTTTGGAGGTCCATTGTGGCATGGACAATGGGTATTCTGGTTGGGGCCCTTTCTAGCTTGcattgtttattatattttctctaaGACCCTACCTAAGGAGGGTTTGGCCAATGATGGAAAGTATGAGATTATAAAGGTTGCAAGGGCTTGTATTGGAGCAACTGGCTCTAACAAATACAAATCTGCAACTGTAAAGGTTGAGGAAAAGCCTCCCTGTATCCCTGAAACTGTTGACAAGGATGTACTTGCCTTATACcctttttaa